A part of Maridesulfovibrio hydrothermalis AM13 = DSM 14728 genomic DNA contains:
- a CDS encoding sensor domain-containing diguanylate cyclase codes for MQGAETGRRLCVDPQQVGGLKIQELLPMSLDEILESPRLMMKLSFPPVMLQLMEEACKSEPDFAVLGKIISMDPALSTTILTLVNSPFYGLSQEISDLKRAAIVLGTRELLNLAVTVTYQKHISTKVEDEQYKIYSDWMLTVWGAIAASLIASRICPDQADKVYLCCLLKDISLLFLRSAAPSEIPNLAQLDSVARSYPGQAEAENEMWGMNHGALSQLLLSRWKMKNIDCPSLLHHHALEELDSFELPTQAVILATKWAEMELGNDSAPFNVLQFELLLQNALNMDEEVLEDFRGVCRTKFQSMLSILGMGEGGEAANFYNYSIKSLQASYFMSLELLTAEGGIGSIARIIGRHAKLNWDIVDWELALKSPHRDVYSLFKAVENTGLEKVVANCPLKELPWSKRGNGEAIVSRSILFGRFKYSARGLSPEEQKALKLYFRFIGQAYEHYCAKQHLIEDRAETLDALPLGVATLDMAGNIFDMNEEMGRYLGGASISGAKGFNELFSMGVGTGLGKSWDKFLETESKTSFSKILCVSLRTGGIPRDACIYVSAYKQKRGEDQVISVVMEDIREISESQIQALKQRDFLEGLIDSMRDVVLTVDRRGNINYASARFSRIFLGRNIFEIASPGDTFTGRWGPDLFEQKKSVVEVLLKRTDSAGRPFELVISRLNGPGEKYLIVARDLTHIRRLEDKLKRQAIFDGLTDLFNHTQFNTLLEREMVRSRRTGRPIGLLFFDLDGFKHVNDSKGHQAGDEVLKLVGDILKAELRAGMDFPCRYGGDEFAVIVTEVRPEALEKIGNRIRFKIEKKFSGKVTISGGITVLKEDDTPAGMLARADRATYEAKDLGGNVLVWAK; via the coding sequence ATGCAGGGTGCTGAAACAGGCCGCCGACTTTGTGTTGACCCGCAGCAAGTAGGTGGATTAAAAATACAGGAGCTGCTGCCGATGAGTCTTGATGAAATCCTTGAGTCGCCAAGATTAATGATGAAGCTCAGTTTTCCTCCAGTTATGCTTCAGCTGATGGAGGAGGCGTGCAAGTCTGAACCGGACTTTGCGGTACTGGGCAAAATTATCAGCATGGACCCTGCTTTATCCACCACCATTCTCACGCTGGTTAATTCTCCGTTTTACGGCCTTTCGCAAGAGATTTCAGATTTAAAACGGGCTGCTATCGTTCTTGGTACCAGAGAGCTGCTTAATCTTGCGGTAACAGTCACCTATCAAAAACATATCTCCACCAAAGTTGAGGATGAACAGTATAAAATATACAGCGACTGGATGCTTACAGTCTGGGGAGCCATTGCCGCCAGTCTGATTGCTTCCAGAATTTGTCCGGATCAGGCTGATAAAGTTTATCTTTGCTGCCTGCTGAAAGATATCTCGCTGCTTTTCCTGAGAAGTGCCGCACCATCAGAAATTCCTAATCTTGCCCAGCTTGACTCTGTAGCCAGATCGTATCCAGGACAGGCTGAGGCGGAAAATGAAATGTGGGGTATGAATCACGGCGCACTCAGTCAGTTGCTGCTTTCCCGCTGGAAGATGAAAAATATTGATTGCCCGTCCTTGCTTCATCATCACGCCCTTGAGGAGCTTGATTCTTTTGAGCTGCCTACGCAAGCGGTGATTCTTGCTACCAAATGGGCGGAAATGGAACTTGGCAATGATTCTGCTCCATTTAATGTATTACAATTTGAGCTTCTGCTTCAAAATGCATTGAACATGGATGAGGAAGTCCTTGAGGATTTTAGAGGTGTCTGCCGGACAAAATTTCAGTCTATGCTTTCCATTCTGGGAATGGGAGAGGGGGGCGAGGCTGCCAATTTTTATAATTATTCCATTAAGAGCTTGCAAGCCAGTTACTTTATGAGTCTTGAACTGCTGACCGCAGAGGGCGGAATCGGTTCCATTGCCAGAATTATCGGACGGCACGCAAAATTGAACTGGGATATTGTGGATTGGGAGCTTGCATTAAAGTCGCCTCATCGTGACGTTTACAGTTTATTTAAAGCTGTTGAAAACACCGGTCTGGAAAAAGTTGTTGCTAACTGCCCGCTTAAGGAACTGCCCTGGTCCAAGCGTGGAAATGGAGAGGCTATTGTAAGCAGGTCTATTTTGTTCGGCCGGTTTAAATATTCAGCCAGAGGTCTTTCTCCGGAAGAGCAAAAAGCACTGAAGCTTTATTTTAGATTTATCGGTCAGGCATATGAGCATTATTGTGCCAAGCAACACCTTATAGAAGACCGTGCAGAAACTCTTGATGCTCTGCCGCTCGGTGTGGCGACTCTTGATATGGCCGGCAATATTTTCGATATGAATGAGGAGATGGGCCGTTATCTCGGCGGGGCTTCTATCTCCGGAGCTAAGGGGTTTAACGAACTTTTCAGCATGGGAGTCGGGACCGGTCTGGGTAAAAGCTGGGATAAATTCCTAGAGACTGAATCCAAGACCTCTTTCAGTAAAATTTTGTGCGTAAGCTTACGTACCGGTGGAATTCCCAGAGATGCCTGTATTTATGTTTCTGCTTATAAGCAGAAACGTGGAGAGGATCAGGTTATTTCTGTTGTGATGGAAGATATACGGGAAATTTCTGAAAGCCAGATTCAAGCTTTAAAGCAAAGGGATTTTCTGGAAGGACTGATTGATTCCATGCGGGACGTGGTGCTCACTGTGGATCGACGTGGTAATATCAATTATGCTTCGGCACGTTTTTCAAGAATTTTTCTGGGCAGAAATATTTTTGAGATAGCTTCTCCCGGTGACACCTTTACCGGAAGGTGGGGACCGGATCTGTTTGAGCAGAAAAAGTCTGTGGTTGAAGTGTTGCTTAAGCGAACCGATTCTGCAGGGCGGCCTTTTGAGCTGGTGATCAGCCGGCTTAACGGTCCGGGAGAGAAGTATCTCATAGTGGCCCGAGATTTGACCCATATCAGGCGGCTTGAGGATAAACTTAAACGGCAGGCTATTTTTGACGGTTTGACCGATCTTTTTAATCATACCCAGTTCAATACTTTGCTGGAGCGCGAAATGGTGCGCAGCAGAAGGACCGGAAGGCCTATCGGACTTCTTTTCTTTGATCTGGACGGGTTTAAACACGTCAATGACAGTAAAGGACATCAAGCCGGGGATGAGGTTCTTAAACTCGTTGGTGATATTTTGAAGGCGGAGCTTCGGGCCGGAATGGATTTTCCATGTCGGTATGGAGGGGATGAATTTGCGGTGATTGTAACCGAGGTTCGTCCGGAAGCTCTTGAGAAAATAGGAAATCGGATCAGGTTTAAGATAGAGAAGAAATTTTCCGGCAAAGTAACTATCAGCGGCGGAATCACCGTGCTCAAGGAAGACGATACTCCAGCCGGCATGTTGGCCCGGGCTGACAGGGCTACTTATGAAGCCAAGGATTTAGGCGGAAATGTATTGGTCTGGGCTAAATAG
- a CDS encoding polyprenyl synthetase family protein, with protein MTELLAYFEKELPLINGFLNEETAKLQGLVRGVARHVLLAPGKRIRPVLTILSARGLGYSKVDIYPLAGSLELLHAATLLHDDILDDADLRRGVEASHLVFGTTETILAGDVLLALANRIGADYGKSRISSILASGIMATAEGEIREIAHISEPMVDRGTYMEIIIGKTARLIETSCRIGAALACDDRDLEDAVGNFGLNMGIAFQLVDDALDYESPSGDTGKPEGGDLREGKVTLPLILYLEMLQDKEAEELLAEIKNRTLSDARRDQVLKEIRKHELGTLTRQSAADYIKKAKECLSPLPDSMECRVLKQAADFVLTRSK; from the coding sequence ATGACTGAGTTATTAGCCTATTTTGAAAAGGAATTGCCTCTGATTAACGGTTTTCTCAATGAGGAAACTGCTAAGCTTCAGGGTTTGGTGCGTGGTGTGGCAAGACATGTTCTGCTGGCACCCGGGAAAAGGATTCGTCCTGTACTCACCATTTTGTCTGCCAGAGGTCTGGGGTATTCAAAAGTTGACATTTATCCGCTTGCCGGGTCGCTTGAGCTTCTTCATGCTGCAACGCTTTTGCATGATGATATTCTTGATGATGCTGATTTGCGTAGGGGGGTCGAAGCATCTCATCTTGTTTTCGGTACAACCGAGACAATACTTGCCGGGGATGTTCTTCTTGCTCTTGCCAACCGTATCGGCGCAGATTATGGGAAATCCCGTATAAGCTCTATCTTAGCATCGGGGATCATGGCAACAGCCGAAGGTGAGATCCGCGAGATTGCTCATATTTCTGAGCCAATGGTGGACCGTGGAACTTACATGGAGATCATCATTGGTAAAACAGCGCGCCTTATTGAAACTTCCTGTCGTATCGGAGCTGCTCTTGCCTGCGACGATCGGGATTTGGAGGATGCTGTAGGCAATTTCGGTCTCAATATGGGCATTGCCTTCCAACTGGTTGACGATGCTCTCGATTACGAATCACCTTCCGGGGATACCGGAAAGCCTGAGGGAGGAGATTTGAGAGAGGGCAAAGTTACTTTACCGTTGATTCTTTACCTTGAAATGTTACAAGATAAAGAAGCTGAAGAATTGCTTGCTGAAATCAAAAACCGTACACTTTCTGACGCAAGGCGTGATCAGGTGCTTAAGGAAATCCGAAAACACGAGCTGGGTACTCTCACCAGACAATCTGCCGCTGATTATATTAAGAAAGCAAAAGAGTGTTTGTCTCCATTGCCGGATAGCATGGAATGCAGGGTGCTGAAACAGGCCGCCGACTTTGTGTTGACCCGCAGCAAGTAG
- the mqnB gene encoding futalosine hydrolase, whose product MKPLLFVTATIKEMKSALGGVCSLPQLEQGKPVGFKFANKPVLLLVTGIGVINASFALGRTLAEHDVGFVLLAGIAGTFNPKLFPVGSGCLVRTEIWPEYGLKTGEKVDPRGIGFCLAEIDNKQIWDRVELCDGKSLVNSGLDRLQKLPEAVSLTVSGVTATADGAAGLRDEYSADIENMEGFAAAYACSLSGVQICQVRTVSNLVGSREKKDWDLSGALAELGRICCALVK is encoded by the coding sequence TTGAAACCGCTTCTTTTTGTCACAGCAACAATTAAGGAAATGAAGTCCGCCCTCGGCGGGGTTTGTTCACTGCCTCAACTTGAGCAGGGGAAACCTGTTGGTTTTAAGTTTGCTAATAAACCTGTTTTGCTGCTTGTGACTGGAATCGGTGTAATTAATGCTTCTTTTGCTCTCGGACGTACGCTGGCTGAACATGATGTAGGCTTCGTTCTTCTGGCGGGTATAGCCGGTACATTTAATCCGAAGCTGTTTCCTGTCGGCAGCGGCTGCTTGGTCAGGACTGAAATATGGCCTGAATATGGTCTTAAAACAGGTGAGAAGGTTGATCCGAGAGGGATTGGTTTCTGCCTTGCTGAGATTGATAATAAACAGATTTGGGACAGGGTCGAACTATGTGATGGCAAAAGTCTTGTGAATTCAGGGCTTGACCGATTGCAAAAACTGCCCGAAGCTGTCTCTTTGACAGTTAGCGGAGTGACCGCCACGGCGGATGGTGCTGCCGGACTCAGAGATGAGTATTCGGCGGATATAGAGAATATGGAAGGTTTTGCAGCTGCATATGCATGCTCCCTGTCTGGGGTGCAAATATGTCAGGTGCGGACTGTATCAAACCTTGTTGGATCAAGGGAAAAGAAAGACTGGGATTTATCTGGTGCGCTGGCCGAGCTGGGCCGGATTTGTTGTGCACTGGTAAAATAA
- a CDS encoding nucleotide sugar dehydrogenase: MISFADIKDKKTTIAIVGLGYVGLPLAVALGRHFKVLGLDISEQRIKELREGYDRTAEVLEKDFHNFVEFSSDPATLKEAGVIIVAVPTPIDEARNPDLRPVVGASTMVGENMSVGSIVVYESTVYPGLTEDICVPILEEKSGLEYGKDFGVGYSPERINPGDRKHTLQTIVKVVAGNNDDVVDLLEQLYSTVVTAGTHRASCIKVAEAAKVIENTQRDLNIALMNELSMIFDRMGIDTLDVLEAAGTKWNFLPFRPGLVGGHCIGVDPYYLTTKAEAIGHHPQVILAGRKINDSVGKFIADTTIKQMINGDSKVKNARVGVLGLTFKENVPDLRNTKVVDVVDELKSFGVNVLVHDAYADPEEAVEEYGLKTVPFDELKDLDAVILAVSHDEYRKISLDDIKSWFRIPENALVIDVKCFFDRKEMKDAGIKYWRL; encoded by the coding sequence ATGATTAGTTTTGCAGATATTAAAGATAAGAAGACAACAATTGCGATTGTTGGACTTGGTTATGTCGGACTGCCGCTGGCAGTAGCTCTCGGGCGTCATTTCAAGGTGCTTGGCCTTGATATTTCCGAGCAGCGTATCAAGGAACTCCGTGAAGGGTATGACCGCACTGCTGAGGTGCTTGAAAAAGATTTTCATAATTTTGTGGAATTCAGCAGCGATCCTGCTACCCTTAAAGAAGCAGGGGTAATTATCGTCGCAGTACCGACCCCTATTGATGAAGCACGTAATCCGGATTTACGTCCTGTGGTTGGAGCATCAACCATGGTTGGTGAAAATATGTCCGTCGGATCAATTGTTGTTTATGAATCAACAGTTTACCCCGGTCTGACCGAAGATATTTGTGTGCCTATCCTTGAGGAGAAATCCGGCCTTGAATATGGAAAAGATTTCGGCGTAGGCTACTCCCCTGAGCGTATCAATCCCGGTGACCGCAAGCACACCCTGCAGACTATTGTGAAGGTTGTGGCCGGAAACAATGACGATGTTGTTGATCTGCTGGAGCAGCTCTATTCAACCGTTGTTACTGCCGGAACCCATAGAGCTTCCTGCATCAAAGTTGCCGAAGCCGCAAAGGTTATTGAAAATACCCAGCGTGATTTAAATATTGCGCTGATGAATGAACTTTCCATGATCTTTGACCGTATGGGTATTGATACCCTGGATGTTCTTGAGGCGGCCGGCACTAAATGGAACTTTCTGCCATTTCGTCCCGGTCTGGTCGGCGGGCACTGCATCGGGGTTGATCCGTACTACCTGACTACCAAGGCTGAAGCTATCGGACATCATCCGCAGGTCATTCTCGCAGGGCGCAAAATTAATGATTCTGTCGGCAAGTTTATCGCTGATACTACCATCAAACAGATGATTAATGGTGACAGCAAAGTTAAGAATGCCCGGGTCGGTGTTCTCGGACTTACTTTTAAAGAAAATGTTCCCGACCTGCGCAATACCAAAGTTGTTGATGTTGTCGACGAACTTAAATCTTTCGGCGTAAATGTGCTTGTTCACGATGCCTACGCTGATCCGGAAGAAGCCGTTGAAGAGTATGGTCTTAAAACTGTTCCTTTTGATGAACTGAAAGATCTTGATGCTGTTATTCTTGCGGTTTCGCATGACGAATATCGCAAAATCAGCCTCGATGACATTAAGAGCTGGTTCAGAATTCCTGAAAATGCTCTGGTCATTGATGTCAAATGCTTCTTTGACCGCAAAGAAATGAAAGATGCAGGCATTAAGTACTGGAGACTGTAG
- a CDS encoding DUF2065 domain-containing protein, with the protein MNIEWSFLLSALGLAFIIEGIPYFLFSERMPRILISIIERGPKQLRILGLIAMIFGLLLISFGQSLSDL; encoded by the coding sequence ATGAATATCGAATGGTCCTTTTTGCTGTCCGCCCTTGGCCTAGCCTTCATTATTGAAGGTATTCCCTATTTTCTCTTCTCTGAGCGCATGCCCAGAATTCTGATTTCCATTATTGAAAGAGGTCCGAAGCAATTGCGGATTCTCGGCCTGATCGCCATGATTTTCGGGCTGCTGCTCATTTCATTCGGGCAGTCTCTATCAGACCTCTGA
- a CDS encoding ubiquinone/menaquinone biosynthesis methyltransferase: MAQVSHEEHGKKVAAMFGRIAGWYDFLNHFLSGGQDIYWRYRLAKLVRPAKEGLVLDLAAGTLDVSVELTRQYPDVKVLAMDFAYPMLSCGKGKKLEGKHIGRSEVIAAIQADGKKLPLPDCCLDGATISFGIRNILPREDAYKEVLRALKPGARFCILEFGSGSKRIWKGVYNFYLNKVLPLMGKVVSGDSGAYSYLADTIRSFPDERTLGEELQNAGFGRVMFIPLLSGIVYIHVAEKPSE; the protein is encoded by the coding sequence ATGGCGCAAGTATCACATGAGGAGCACGGTAAAAAAGTAGCTGCCATGTTTGGCCGAATCGCCGGATGGTATGACTTTCTGAATCACTTTTTAAGTGGTGGGCAGGATATTTACTGGCGTTACCGTCTGGCCAAACTGGTGCGCCCTGCAAAAGAGGGCTTGGTTCTTGATCTGGCAGCCGGAACCCTTGACGTTTCTGTGGAACTTACGCGCCAGTATCCTGATGTAAAAGTTCTGGCTATGGATTTTGCCTACCCCATGCTTTCATGTGGCAAAGGTAAAAAGCTGGAAGGCAAACATATCGGGCGTAGCGAAGTTATTGCCGCCATTCAGGCTGATGGCAAGAAACTGCCTTTGCCGGACTGTTGTCTTGACGGAGCTACAATTTCTTTTGGAATCAGGAACATTCTTCCGCGGGAAGATGCGTATAAAGAAGTGCTGCGAGCTTTAAAGCCCGGAGCGCGTTTTTGTATTCTTGAGTTTGGATCAGGAAGCAAGCGTATCTGGAAAGGTGTGTATAATTTTTATTTGAACAAAGTTCTTCCGCTCATGGGGAAAGTTGTATCCGGAGATTCCGGAGCTTATTCATATCTTGCGGACACAATCCGCTCTTTCCCGGACGAAAGAACTCTGGGAGAGGAATTGCAGAATGCCGGTTTCGGCAGGGTAATGTTTATACCGTTGCTTTCAGGGATTGTTTATATTCATGTAGCTGAAAAGCCTTCAGAATAA